Proteins encoded by one window of Myxococcales bacterium:
- a CDS encoding YajQ family cyclic di-GMP-binding protein, which yields MPSFDVVSKVAWHEVDNALNQAQKELSQRFDFKGTDATVEKTNEGLLVKSSSEDRVKAAVVVLEEKLIKRKVSLKYFDVGKPESTGKGGARILVKVKEGIETEPAKKLVAAVKESKLKVQTAILDAQLRVTGKNKDDLQKAMALLRETDVGLELQFTNFRD from the coding sequence ATGCCGAGTTTCGATGTGGTCTCGAAGGTCGCCTGGCACGAGGTCGACAACGCCCTGAACCAGGCCCAGAAGGAGCTGTCTCAGCGCTTCGACTTCAAAGGCACGGACGCCACGGTGGAGAAGACCAACGAGGGGCTCCTGGTGAAGTCCTCGAGCGAAGACCGCGTGAAGGCGGCCGTCGTCGTCCTCGAGGAGAAGCTCATCAAGCGCAAGGTGAGCCTGAAGTACTTCGATGTCGGCAAGCCCGAGTCCACGGGCAAGGGCGGCGCGCGCATCCTCGTGAAGGTGAAGGAGGGCATCGAGACCGAACCCGCGAAGAAGCTCGTAGCGGCCGTCAAGGAGAGCAAGCTCAAGGTCCAGACAGCCATCCTCGACGCGCAGCTCCGCGTCACCGGGAAGAACAAGGACGACCTCCAGAAGGCGATGGCCCTGCTCCGCGAGACCGACGTGGGGCTCGAGCTCCAGTTCACGAACTTCCGCGACTGA
- a CDS encoding bifunctional folylpolyglutamate synthase/dihydrofolate synthase: MAAACARAGNPERAFASVHIAGTNGKGSVSALTEAAARASGLRTGLYTSPHLARFAERVRISGEVIDDDALAEALTAALRFGPDLTFFEVATLASFLAFRRAGVELAVLEVGLGGRHDATNVVGPPSLRLTAITRIALDHTDRLGADLPSIAREKAGIAKAGVPLVVGPVPPEVRAAIAEVALARGALPVWTEDEPADDEPAGARDAPDETYPARNERLARRVCRALGLDAGSVQLGFDRARWPGRFEWLETPDGPWLFDAAHNPDGAQALTASIARDLAGNGSEPSVAPRGWPPGATLRERPLALVFGALADKDFAATLAILAPLTPRRFYAEPRSRAAAPPAALAALAGGQAMGTPADALCAARAAVGLRGVVLVCGSVSLVGEARALLLGEAMDPPVGM; encoded by the coding sequence ATGGCCGCGGCGTGCGCGCGCGCCGGCAACCCCGAGCGCGCGTTCGCTTCCGTGCATATTGCAGGCACCAACGGCAAGGGCTCGGTCTCGGCGCTGACCGAGGCGGCCGCCCGCGCGAGCGGCCTGCGCACGGGGCTCTACACCTCGCCCCACCTCGCACGGTTCGCCGAGCGCGTGAGGATCTCGGGCGAGGTCATCGATGACGACGCCCTCGCGGAGGCGTTGACGGCGGCGCTGCGCTTCGGCCCGGATCTCACGTTCTTCGAGGTCGCGACGCTGGCCTCGTTCCTCGCCTTCCGGCGGGCGGGCGTCGAGCTCGCGGTGCTCGAGGTGGGCCTCGGTGGCCGGCACGACGCGACCAACGTCGTGGGCCCGCCGAGCCTGCGGCTCACCGCGATCACCCGCATCGCGCTCGATCACACGGACCGCCTCGGCGCCGATCTCCCCTCCATCGCCCGCGAGAAGGCGGGCATCGCGAAGGCCGGCGTACCGCTCGTCGTCGGCCCCGTCCCGCCCGAGGTCCGCGCCGCCATCGCGGAGGTCGCGCTCGCGCGCGGCGCCCTCCCCGTCTGGACGGAGGACGAGCCGGCCGACGATGAGCCGGCGGGCGCGCGCGATGCGCCCGACGAGACCTACCCGGCGCGCAACGAGCGGCTCGCGCGGCGCGTGTGTCGCGCGCTCGGGCTCGACGCGGGCTCGGTGCAGCTCGGCTTCGACCGCGCGCGCTGGCCGGGCCGCTTCGAGTGGCTCGAGACCCCCGACGGGCCCTGGCTCTTCGACGCCGCGCACAACCCCGACGGCGCGCAGGCGCTGACAGCGTCCATCGCGCGAGACCTCGCGGGCAACGGGAGTGAGCCTTCGGTCGCGCCTCGAGGGTGGCCCCCTGGAGCCACGCTCCGCGAGCGGCCCCTGGCGTTGGTCTTCGGCGCCCTCGCCGACAAGGACTTCGCCGCCACACTCGCGATCCTCGCGCCGCTCACGCCGCGGCGCTTCTACGCGGAGCCTCGGAGCCGCGCCGCCGCGCCCCCCGCCGCGCTCGCGGCGCTGGCCGGTGGGCAAGCGATGGGCACACCGGCGGACGCGCTTTGCGCGGCGCGCGCGGCCGTGGGGCTCCGCGGCGTCGTGCTCGTGTGTGGCTCGGTGTCCCTCGTGGGCGAGGCCCGCGCGCTCCTCCTGGGCGAGGCGATGGATCCGCCGGTCGGGATGTAG